TTCCCCATACGACAAGCTCGCTGTCTTCGCGCGACTTGGCTTCGTGCGCTTTACGGATTAACGCCGGCAAAACATGGCTATTCGCCAGATCGTAACGATCGTTTATCCCGTAAAGATTGGTCGGCATTACGCTAAAAAACCGCGTCTTATATTGCGCGTTCATGCTTTCGCATAGTTTTATGCCGGCGATTTTGGCAATCGCGTAAGGCTCGTTTGTGTATTCCAACGCGCCAGTTAATAGATACTCCTCTTTGATCGGCTGTGGACACTCGCGCGGATATATACAACTAGAACCCAAGAAACACAGATCGGCGATTCCCGCTAAAAACGCGCCGTAAATAACGTTGGTTTCAATTTGAATATTTTCGTAAATAAAATCGGCGCGATATATATTATTGGCGTTAATGCCGCCCACCTTCGCCGCCGCCAAAAAGATAAAATCGGGCTTTTCGGCGTTAAGAAAAGCGCGAACCGCCTTTTGATCGAGCAGATCCAATTCGGCGCGGGAGCGGAGGATCAGATTATCGTAACCGCCGCGCCGCAAACGGCGGACAATCGCCGATCCGACCATGCCGTTGTGCCCCGCGACATATATTTTTTTGTTAAACATATAGGTTAGCCGCGCTTATTATTGATTTGGTAACGCGCGATTATAGCGGCTAAACGATTATGTCAGTTCGTTTTAAACGCTTTTGCGATTCTGCCAAATCCAAAAGCGCGGCGGCTTTGGCGAAGCGCGTCGCGATCGCACGAGGCGACCAGAATGCCTTCGCGATCGTCGAGCGAATTTTCTATCTCTCCAAACGGATTGCAATATAACGAATTGCCGTAAAATATCCAAGGCTCTAGCTGCTTGTCGCCGCCATACGATCCGATTCTGTTCGCGCGGATCGCGTAACAGCCGCCGCTAAACGCCCGCGACTTGCACAACGTCTGCCATCTAGCAAACGATTCAAAGGCGCACACCGACGAAACGATCGCTATATCCGTCCGCGCCGCAATCATCTTGTGCCACAATAGATCAAAGTGTAGCTCAAAACCAAAAAGCAATCCTATACGAAAACCGTTATAGGTAAAAATCGTCGGTTTCAGCTCTCGGCGATCGTTGGCAAAAAAAGCGGCTTCGTTCCAGTGCGGATAGTCGATTAGTATCTGCTGATCGTAACGCCAAACGCGATCGGGGCTAAAGCGATAAAGACTCTTATACGGCTTGGCGCCGATAACGCGAATAAGCGGAGCGATAATCGTAATTTTGTATTGCTTTGAAAGTTTAGATAGATTTTCATACTGCTGCGCGCCGCGAGTTTTTATCTCGGCGACGGGCGCTTTTTCGATCTCCTTGAAAAACGCTCCGCAAACGTATTCGGGCAAAACCGCTATGCGCGAACCGTGATTTTTTGCTTGGGTAAGCAAGTAATCCAGCCGCGCCGAACCCAGCGCAAGCGCGTCGATTTGCAAAATAGCGATATTAACCGTTTGAATTTTGAAGCTCCTCGTATTCTAGTTTCGCGTTTTCAAGCAGTTTCGCCGCCTCGTCCAGCAGCTTTTTGCCCTCTTTGAATAGCGCGGTAGCCCTATCTAGCGGCAGATCGCTTTTGTTTAGCTCCGTCAAAATCGCTTTGGCGGCTTCAATTTTTGCTTCGTAGCTCTGATTTTCTTCCATAATCGCTCCCATATATCGGCAAGAACGCGCTAATGTTAGCCAAAAGCGATTGAATTAACCAAACGCGGCTATTGACGATCCAAAGCAAAAATCAAGTGAATAAACGCTAGGATTTCTCATCTAAAAACAAAGAGGTCGCGATGAAAAAGACGTTGCTGTGCGCGGTAGCGCTGGCTTCGCTGGCGTTTGGCGCAAACATTGATAAAAGTTTGCTGGTAGGAAAGAGATGGCTCTGCTCCGAAACAATCGAGTCTGGCGAATTTAGCGGTTGGACAAAGTTTAACAAAGACGGAACATTTTCGTTGTCCGCTTCGTTAAATATCAACGGAGCGCAAAAATATACGATGAAAATCGAAACGACCGGCGATTGGAAGCTAAACAAAGACAAGCTCTTTACCAAAGACAAAACATTTAAGGCGACCAGCAAAGAAAATCCGCAAGCCGCCAAAGCCTACGAGACGTTATGGAAAATAGGCTCCGAGCAAAACGAGGAGGAAGATTACTCTATTATAACAGGGCTGACAAGCTCAAAGCTGACGCTTAAAGACGCCGATTCTGACGAAGAGCGCGTCTGCGTCGCTAAATAAAGCGGCGCGCCGATCGCTAAAATTAAGAAAACGTTAATCTGTAAAACCAATATCGGCGCGGCTTAGGCAAGTTGCGATAAAGGGCTAAAGGCTGGTGAAATACGCTAAAACAAGAATTAGGTTGACAGCGAGGTTAAAAGCGCGGCGGGAGCAAACGAAGCTAAGAGGCGGCAAACCGCTATACGCCGACGAAAAGTTCGCCGCAATATCCAAAACGATAGATCGGCGAAAACGCTACCGATCGGCGCGATCGGTTTTTTAGGCAAGCGCGGCGATCTCTTTTTGCGCGTATTCCATTAGCCCGCCCGCATCGACAAGCTCTTGCATAAACGGCGGCGGGGGGATAAATTTATAAGTTTCGTTTTTGGTGAGATTTCTAACCTCGCCGGTCGCGTTATCCACCTCGATCTGATCGCCGTTTTCAATGCGATCGGCTTGCTCGACTTCGTAGATGTAAAGCCCCGTGTTAAAGGCGTTGCGGTAGAAGATCCGCGCGTAAGATTTCGCGATCACCGCCGCTATGCCAAACGCCTTGATCGCCACGGGCGCGTGTTCGCGGCTTGATCCGCAACCAAAATTATCCAGCGCGACGATATAGTCGCCCTTTTGCGCTTTTTTCGTAAAATCCGGGTCTGCGCCCTCAAGCAGATGCGCGGCAAGCTCTTTTGGCTCCGACGTGTTCAAGTAACGCGCCGCTATAATCAAATCCGTATCGACATTAACGCCAAAACGCCAAGCGGTAGCCATAGACAAATCCTTGCGTAAAATAAAACGCGATTTTAGCCTATTTCGCCGAAACTAGCGCGTTAGCGTTTCAAGCCATTGACGGCGCTTAGCATTTCGTCGCTCGTGGTGATCGCCTTGCTGCCCGCTTCGTATGCGCGCTGACCCGTGATCAGATCGGTCATCTCATCGACAAGCTGCACGTTTGAAAGCTCCAAGAAAAGCTGGCGCGTCTGCCCAAAGCCGTTTAAGCCTGGTTGCCCCACAACCGCGTCGCCGGAAGCGGTGGTGTTGACGTAGTTGTTATCGCCCAAAGAGTGCAAGCCCGCGGGGTTGATAAAGTTGGCTAACTCAAACTGCCCTATTTGCGCGCTTTGCGTCTGCCCCGCCTGCATTACGCTGATCGTGCCGTCCGCGCCGATCGTAAGCTGCGTGGTATCGGCGGGGACTACTACCTGCGGCAGAAGCGGATAGCCGTCCGCGGTTACGATCGTCCCGTTTTCGTCGAGCTTGAACGCGCCCGCGCGCGTGTATGCGGTCGTCCCGTCGGGTAGCTGGATTTGGAAAAATCCGTCGCCGCTGATCGCTACGTCTAGTTGATTGCCCGTCTCTTTGTAGTTGCCCTGCGAAAATATCTTTTGGATCGCCGTCGGACGAACGCCAAGCCCCACCTCGATTCCCGTCGGGCTGATCGTCGTGGCGCTAGAGCTTGTGCCGGCATATTCCATCACCTGATACATCAGATCTGCAAATTCGGCGCGCTGCTTTTTGTAGCCCGTGGTATTGACGTTGGCGATATTGTTGGAAACCGCGTCGATCGATAGCTGTTGCGCCTTCATTCCCGTAGCGGCGGCGTATAGCGAACGAATCATCTGTTATCTCCTTTAGGCTTTGATCGCGGCGAGTTTGTTGATCGCGTCGCCGTTGATTTCGTTCATATGGGTATCCATCGCCTTTTGATACATGCCCACAAGACGGTTTGTCTCTATCAGCGCGGTCATCTCGCTAATAGCGTTTACGTTGGATTTTTCCAAAAACCCTTGCGCCGTCAAAAATTGCCCCTCCGCGTTGATAGGCTCGGCGTAGCCTTCGGCGCTTTTGAAGTAGTTATGCCCTACTTTCTCAAGCCATTTTGGATTGTCGAACCTGACGATCCTTAAAGCGGCGATCTCCTCTTGCTCAAGCAGGTTTTCTTGATTTTGCGCGTAAAACGTCCCTTCGGAATTAAGCGTGATCTTGCGATCGACGGGCAGTTGGATCGCGGCGTTATCGGCGCTTAACACCCTAAAACCCTCTTTGGCGATCAGGTAGCCCTCGTCGTCGAGCTTAAACGAGCCGTCGCGCGTGTAGCGAACGCCGTTTGGCGTTTCAACGACGAAGAACAGATTGGGGCTTTGCAACGCGACGTCAAGCGGATTTCCCGTTTGGAGCATGGCGCCTATATCGTGATCGGTGTATTCCTCTACAACCTGAGGAACGCGGGTCGTCGCGCGGTTTAGGTGTTGCGATCCCTCTCGCGTATGGTTGCGAATGGGCAGAACGTCGTGCGTCTCCTTATAAAGGCGCATATAATCGCCGATTACAATATCGTCGCGCTTAAAACCCGCCGTGTTGATGTTGGCGAGGTTGTTAGAGATAACGTCGAGGCGGTTAAACTGCGTTACCATACCGCCCGTATTGCTGTAAAAACCCGTTTGCATTCAGCGCCTTTCGCCGTTAATCGCAACTAAACAGCAAACGCCGTTCCGTTTTTACGATTTATCCCCCGACAAAAGGCGCCGCCCGCGCTAAGCGGCTTAGTTAGTTGGTCGGCTACAGAAGCCGCGAAAACGACGGCAAAAGCAGAGATCGCCGCGTTGGAAAGCTAAGCGTCGGCGCTTAAGCGTTAATTGTTCAGCCAATTGGCGAACTCGGCGCAGGTTCCGCTAAACTTGGTTGTTTTATTATCGCCGTCTATGTAATCGACCTTTACGGCGCCGCTTCCAAAAACAATGTTGATCTTCTGAAGGGAGGTTTCAGACCTCGATATGTTATGCTCGCCCGTTTGAGTTTCTATTCCGTCCTCATAATCGCAATCATACCCTCCAACGTTTTTGCTCGTATAATAGGCTACGCGATGGTTTCCGACCAATCCTCTATGGATGAAAATTTGATTGTCGAAATCCTCGTACTCGTAATAATTGACGACTCCAGACGAATAAATATCGCCTGTTTTAAAGTATATTATCGACGTAGCGGTGGCGTTGTTCCAACTATAAATCTGTTCTTCGTCGATATCCGTATGCTCATAACTTCCGCGAGAGCTTGCATATAAGGGAAAAACGGACAGAAAGGCGTCGCCTTGCTCAAAACCGCTTAAGCGAATATCGTATAAATCCTCGTCGTCGCACAATAAGTTGTCAAAGAAAAGTTTGTCGCCCTGAAATTTATCGAGCCCGTTCAAATACATTCCAACGTCGTCGGAACAAATCCGCGTAGGTAAATCCGCCCGCGCTGGAATTATCGCCAAAAACTTCGCGTAACCGCTTATATCGCAATTTATAATATCGCCATTCTTAAGCGGCGCGGACAAAACCCTGAACGAGTTAGTCGTAGCTAGGGCGTCTTTAAGTTTTGGTAGATAAGATAGCCTAATGAGTTTGCTTGCCGTTAAACTTGTCTCCGATAAGGTAGAAAGCGGTTCGCCATAGCTTGAGCCGTAGATTAACTCAATAACATCTTTGACCGTATCCGAGCTTATAGATACTCTATTGTCCTCTTTGGTCAATTCATACGCGAGATCGATTCCGTATTGCGGATCGAAGTTTATATCGCGCCTATATTTGTTATCGGAGCCGCCTCCGCCGCCGCAACCGACGAGCGTGAAAAGCGTTGCCGCGCTAACAACCGCTAATAGGGCGAGCCCCCCCCCCACGCTTATTTGCAACTCTCATTGCCTGTCCTTTAATTAAAATTAAGCGACGCTATTATGCTACCGCGAACCTTAATATTGACAATTCCTAACTTTTTAGCGCATAATCTTTTGGCTAAAAAGCGGCGCTAAACTAATCGCGTGGTTTTTAGATAGCCGTTTTCGCTAAGGTATAGGTATAGCTCGGCAAGCACGTCTTGGCGTTTCTCTTCGGGAATGAGTTCCGATCGCTCGATGCGCTTTTTTAGCTGCTTTTGCACGTCGGTAATATCGTAATCTATGTCGTCGAGTATATCTAGCAGACTTGCCGACGGCTTGAGATCGCAAATGCGGTAGCCCTCGTCGTCTATCTCGACGACCGCTTCGGTGGGGTGCGAAAAGAGATTGTGCCGCATTCCAAGCGACTCCTGATACGCGCCGACAAGGAAAAACGCCAGAAAGTAGTTGCGATCAAAGAGATCGACGTCGTGCAAAAAGAGCGGGCGCTTGGTTTTGAAGGTGATCTCGCCGTCGCTATCGCAGGTAATATCCCACAAACTCGCCGATCGCGTCGGCTTGCTATCGAGCCTATCGAGCGGCATAATAGGAAACTCCTGCCCAAGCCCCCAATAGTCGGGCATACTCTGAAAAAGGCTGAAATTGACCAGATATTTTTCCTGAATGCGCTGTTGAAGCCGATCGCGCTCGCTTAAATGCGCGGCGCTATCCAGCGCTTTACGGATAATCAAATGCACCAGCGCCTCGCTGTTGGAGCGATCTTGCAGATCAATATAGCCAAGATCAAAAAGCGTCAGCAGCGATTCCATATGATCAAGGCTGTCGTGCAGATATTCGGCGGCGTTTTTCTCGTTGATTGTCCGATAGAGATCGTGAAGTTCGCTAACCAGCGGCGGATTATCCTTTTCTTTAAGATTCAGCGCTTTTTCAGTGTATTCCTGCGTGAAAAGTTCCAGCACGGGCGCGATCAAAACGGCGTGGCTCGCGGCGACAAGCCGACCGGATTCCGTGAAAATATCAGGCTCTTCCACGCCCTTGTTTTCGCAGATCGATTTAAGCAAGAACACTACGTCGTTGGCGACTTCCTGTAGCGAATAGGAGGCGCTTTTGCTTTGTGCGTCCTGCGAATACTCCACCGCCAAACCGCCGCCAAGATTGATCGCCTGTAATTTAGAGGCGCCCATCTTTCTTAGCTCCGCATAGATATTGCCCGCCTCTCTTAAAGCGCGCTTAAGCGGCGCGATGTCCTCCATCTGACTGCCGATATGAAAGTGAATCATCGTCAATCTGTTCAACTGCCCCGATTTTTTCAGCAGTTGCACGGCGCGTATCAGCTCCGTGCTGGTCAGCCCGAATTTGGCGTTTATACCGCCGCTCTTGCCCCAAATGCCCATTCCCGCCGTGTGCAGACGAATGCGAATGCCGATTTTCGGCA
The sequence above is drawn from the Helicobacteraceae bacterium genome and encodes:
- the speA gene encoding biosynthetic arginine decarboxylase; its protein translation is MKRKEIPNDYGLSVWGGDNFIVENGKVCVNSGTRPAILDMVNEIRTDGYRGPLLLRFPHLVKKQIHKLYCAFNKSRKEYKYSGRFQAVFPLKVNQFPSFLKILIDKGEDYGYGLEAGSKAELILAMAYNREDAPITVNGFKDEEMISLGFIAKEMGHDITLTIEGLGELETILDMQKKTGDPMPKIGIRIRLHTAGMGIWGKSGGINAKFGLTSTELIRAVQLLKKSGQLNRLTMIHFHIGSQMEDIAPLKRALREAGNIYAELRKMGASKLQAINLGGGLAVEYSQDAQSKSASYSLQEVANDVVFLLKSICENKGVEEPDIFTESGRLVAASHAVLIAPVLELFTQEYTEKALNLKEKDNPPLVSELHDLYRTINEKNAAEYLHDSLDHMESLLTLFDLGYIDLQDRSNSEALVHLIIRKALDSAAHLSERDRLQQRIQEKYLVNFSLFQSMPDYWGLGQEFPIMPLDRLDSKPTRSASLWDITCDSDGEITFKTKRPLFLHDVDLFDRNYFLAFFLVGAYQESLGMRHNLFSHPTEAVVEIDDEGYRICDLKPSASLLDILDDIDYDITDVQKQLKKRIERSELIPEEKRQDVLAELYLYLSENGYLKTTRLV
- a CDS encoding 3-isopropylmalate dehydratase small subunit, translated to MATAWRFGVNVDTDLIIAARYLNTSEPKELAAHLLEGADPDFTKKAQKGDYIVALDNFGCGSSREHAPVAIKAFGIAAVIAKSYARIFYRNAFNTGLYIYEVEQADRIENGDQIEVDNATGEVRNLTKNETYKFIPPPPFMQELVDAGGLMEYAQKEIAALA
- a CDS encoding carbon-nitrogen hydrolase family protein, whose amino-acid sequence is MQIDALALGSARLDYLLTQAKNHGSRIAVLPEYVCGAFFKEIEKAPVAEIKTRGAQQYENLSKLSKQYKITIIAPLIRVIGAKPYKSLYRFSPDRVWRYDQQILIDYPHWNEAAFFANDRRELKPTIFTYNGFRIGLLFGFELHFDLLWHKMIAARTDIAIVSSVCAFESFARWQTLCKSRAFSGGCYAIRANRIGSYGGDKQLEPWIFYGNSLYCNPFGEIENSLDDREGILVASCDRDALRQSRRAFGFGRIAKAFKTN
- a CDS encoding GDP-L-fucose synthase, whose amino-acid sequence is MFNKKIYVAGHNGMVGSAIVRRLRRGGYDNLILRSRAELDLLDQKAVRAFLNAEKPDFIFLAAAKVGGINANNIYRADFIYENIQIETNVIYGAFLAGIADLCFLGSSCIYPRECPQPIKEEYLLTGALEYTNEPYAIAKIAGIKLCESMNAQYKTRFFSVMPTNLYGINDRYDLANSHVLPALIRKAHEAKSREDSELVVWGSGKPKREFLDADDLADACVFLMEKGVDNGLYNIGCGEDITIGELAKTIMDMVGFKGDIVFDASKPDGTPRKLLDVSRINALGWKYKIPLKTGVAKAYHDFLERYQGKDQS
- a CDS encoding flagellar hook-basal body protein; translated protein: MQTGFYSNTGGMVTQFNRLDVISNNLANINTAGFKRDDIVIGDYMRLYKETHDVLPIRNHTREGSQHLNRATTRVPQVVEEYTDHDIGAMLQTGNPLDVALQSPNLFFVVETPNGVRYTRDGSFKLDDEGYLIAKEGFRVLSADNAAIQLPVDRKITLNSEGTFYAQNQENLLEQEEIAALRIVRFDNPKWLEKVGHNYFKSAEGYAEPINAEGQFLTAQGFLEKSNVNAISEMTALIETNRLVGMYQKAMDTHMNEINGDAINKLAAIKA
- the xseB gene encoding exodeoxyribonuclease VII small subunit, giving the protein MEENQSYEAKIEAAKAILTELNKSDLPLDRATALFKEGKKLLDEAAKLLENAKLEYEELQNSNG
- the flgG gene encoding flagellar basal-body rod protein FlgG, producing MIRSLYAAATGMKAQQLSIDAVSNNIANVNTTGYKKQRAEFADLMYQVMEYAGTSSSATTISPTGIEVGLGVRPTAIQKIFSQGNYKETGNQLDVAISGDGFFQIQLPDGTTAYTRAGAFKLDENGTIVTADGYPLLPQVVVPADTTQLTIGADGTISVMQAGQTQSAQIGQFELANFINPAGLHSLGDNNYVNTTASGDAVVGQPGLNGFGQTRQLFLELSNVQLVDEMTDLITGQRAYEAGSKAITTSDEMLSAVNGLKR